In one Carassius carassius chromosome 12, fCarCar2.1, whole genome shotgun sequence genomic region, the following are encoded:
- the LOC132154155 gene encoding somatostatin receptor type 3-like isoform X1: MYYDGLHKSYCHFYLSPPFYSFLFYPRDWLISTQSVMPAIVNLLFNTVSTNTTISFSLVLPLVSVLSLLVGVGGHLLMWLVLMRNPRRRSKPSSVLLLNLSFADLCALLTLPCVLLSASSQNWQLGGGVCVLLSFMTSLTAGVDIFSLAALSVLRYRIVAPSTRPPATPAQVAGTVAVIWLVSIAMALPKVTYIQFDSGCTWSVGRGYWLGFLVPAFLVYYVAPLLCIALHCGLIITHLYRCRGTLAADHRNKKATALLIGSTLVFAISWLPYYVLEFVNVLSPSLNSVSSSTSPTSSSSAPLPASSTEVSLLWEVTSLSAILLICLAPCWNPPLYFLLSKPALKQLRGLLSIMHQHWRAATLVQHIQ; this comes from the exons ATGTATTATGATGGATTGCATAAAAGCTATTGTCATTTCTATTTATCTCCACCTttctattcttttcttttctatccCAGAGATTGGCTGATTTCTACACAATCCGTCATGCCTGCCATTGTAAACCTGCTCTTCAACACGGTCTCCACCAACACCACCATCTCTTTTTCTCTGGTGCTGCCTCTAGTCAGCGTCCTCTCCCTGCTGGTAGGGGTTGGAGGTCACCTGCTCATGTGGTTGGTGTTGATGCGTAACCCACGGCGTCGTTCAAAGCCCAGCTCGGTCCTCCTTTTAAACCTGAGCTTTGCTGATCTGTGTGCTCTACTCACCCTGCCCTGTGTGCTTCTGAGCGCTAGCTCTCAGAACTGGCAGCTGGGAGGAGGCGTTTGTGTGTTGTTGAGCTTCATGACCTCCCTCACCGCTGGAGTGGACATCTTCAGCCTGGCTGCCCTCTCGGTGCTGCGTTATCGAATAGTGGCTCCATCGACGCGGCCCCCCGCCACCCCTGCTCAGGT AGCTGGCACAGTTGCTGTTATCTGGCTGGTTTCCATCGCTATGGCCCTACCTAAAGTCACATACATCCAGTTTGACAGTGGCTGCACGTGGTCGGTTGGCCGTGGTTACTGGCTGGGCTTCCTTGTTCCAGCATTTCTGGTGTATTATGTGGCTCCTCTGCTCTGCATTGCCCTGCATTGTGGGCTCATCATCACACACCTGTACCGCTGCCGAGGCACTTTGGCCGCAGACCACCGCAATAAAAAAGCCACAGCCCTTCTTATCGGCTCCACGCTGGTGTTTGCCATCAGCTGGCTGCCTTATTACGTGCTGGAGTTTGTCAATGTTTTATCGCCATCCCTTAATTCCGTCAGCTCATCCACAAGCCCCACCTCCAGCTCCTCGGCCCCACTGCCGGCGTCAAGTACGGAGGTGTCCCTGCTGTGGGAGGTGACCTCGCTGTCTGCAATTCTTCTGATTTGTCTGGCACCTTGCTGGAACCCGCCACTCTACTTTCTGCTATCTAAGCCAGCCCTGAAGCAACTGAGAGGGCTGCTATCCATCATGCACCAACACTGGAGAGCTGCTACCCTCGTACAGCACATACAGTAG
- the LOC132154691 gene encoding GTP-binding protein REM 2-like: protein MSDQDFGLSLSAAPPLRRGSTPLPIKHQLRREEAVSEDYDWTPGLDESATPQISISNIQDSPFPKPPQQKYHGPLRIVLLGQNGVGKSSLALCLAGLSDRSLSIDSETQATDEGYQRRVTVDDEDSTILVYDNWKQELSTLQCEVCILVFSLTDRRSFHRIAQLRLLLRETLPHTPIILVGNKSDLVRSREISTEEAHSSAMMFGCLYLELSVSLDHHTNDLLEVAVRAARGHNLGPGWTEGSPTAARRESLTSRAKRFLSGLVPRTHLGRDRDREGGRDRDLSRHRGSRMLRQKSRSCHDLSALM, encoded by the exons ATGTCGGACCAG GATTTCGGCTTAAGTTTATCAGCTGCGCCCCCACTTCGCCGGGGTAGCACCCCCTTGCCAATCAAGCATCAGCTGAGGCGAGAGGAAGCTGTGTCCGAGGATTATGACTGGACGCCGGGACTCGACGAGTCTGCCACTCCGCAAATCAGCATTAGCAATATCCAAGATTCTCCTTTCCCAAAACCGCCACAGCAAAAGTACCACGGACCGCTTCGGATAGTACTGCTGGGCCAAAACGGAGTGGGCAAATCCTCTCTGGCACTTTGCCTGGCTGGACTGTCAGACAGATCACTCTCTATAGACTCTGAAACCCAAGCAACCG ATGAGGGTTACCAGCGGCGAGTGACTGTGGATGATGAAGACAGCACAATTTTAGTGTATGACAACTGGAAACAG GAGCTGTCCACTCTGCAGTGTGAGGTGTGCATCCTGGTTTTCTCGTTGACGGACAGGCGCAGCTTCCACCGGATCGCTCAGCTCCGTCTGCTGTTGAGGGAGACGCTGCCGCACACCCCCATCATCCTAGTGGGCAACAAGAGTGACCTTGTGCGCTCCCGTGAGATCAGCACAGAGG agGCGCACTCCAGTGCAATGATGTTTGGCTGCCTGTATCTggagctctctgtctctctggacCACCACACTAATGACCTACTGGAAGTGGCTGTGAGAGCAGCCCGGGGCCACAACCTGGGACCCGGCTGGACAGAGGGGTCCCCCACAGCGGCCCGCCGAGAGAGCTTGACCAGCAGGGCCAAGCGCTTTCTGTCAGGGCTCGTTCCACGCACCCACCTCGGCCGAGACAGGGACAGGGAGGGCGGCAGAGACAGAGACCTCAGCAGACACAGAGGAAGCAGGATGCTCAGGCAGAAATCACGTTCTTGTCATGACCTCAGCGCTCTAATGTAA
- the LOC132154155 gene encoding somatostatin receptor type 3-like isoform X2, which produces MPAIVNLLFNTVSTNTTISFSLVLPLVSVLSLLVGVGGHLLMWLVLMRNPRRRSKPSSVLLLNLSFADLCALLTLPCVLLSASSQNWQLGGGVCVLLSFMTSLTAGVDIFSLAALSVLRYRIVAPSTRPPATPAQVAGTVAVIWLVSIAMALPKVTYIQFDSGCTWSVGRGYWLGFLVPAFLVYYVAPLLCIALHCGLIITHLYRCRGTLAADHRNKKATALLIGSTLVFAISWLPYYVLEFVNVLSPSLNSVSSSTSPTSSSSAPLPASSTEVSLLWEVTSLSAILLICLAPCWNPPLYFLLSKPALKQLRGLLSIMHQHWRAATLVQHIQ; this is translated from the exons ATGCCTGCCATTGTAAACCTGCTCTTCAACACGGTCTCCACCAACACCACCATCTCTTTTTCTCTGGTGCTGCCTCTAGTCAGCGTCCTCTCCCTGCTGGTAGGGGTTGGAGGTCACCTGCTCATGTGGTTGGTGTTGATGCGTAACCCACGGCGTCGTTCAAAGCCCAGCTCGGTCCTCCTTTTAAACCTGAGCTTTGCTGATCTGTGTGCTCTACTCACCCTGCCCTGTGTGCTTCTGAGCGCTAGCTCTCAGAACTGGCAGCTGGGAGGAGGCGTTTGTGTGTTGTTGAGCTTCATGACCTCCCTCACCGCTGGAGTGGACATCTTCAGCCTGGCTGCCCTCTCGGTGCTGCGTTATCGAATAGTGGCTCCATCGACGCGGCCCCCCGCCACCCCTGCTCAGGT AGCTGGCACAGTTGCTGTTATCTGGCTGGTTTCCATCGCTATGGCCCTACCTAAAGTCACATACATCCAGTTTGACAGTGGCTGCACGTGGTCGGTTGGCCGTGGTTACTGGCTGGGCTTCCTTGTTCCAGCATTTCTGGTGTATTATGTGGCTCCTCTGCTCTGCATTGCCCTGCATTGTGGGCTCATCATCACACACCTGTACCGCTGCCGAGGCACTTTGGCCGCAGACCACCGCAATAAAAAAGCCACAGCCCTTCTTATCGGCTCCACGCTGGTGTTTGCCATCAGCTGGCTGCCTTATTACGTGCTGGAGTTTGTCAATGTTTTATCGCCATCCCTTAATTCCGTCAGCTCATCCACAAGCCCCACCTCCAGCTCCTCGGCCCCACTGCCGGCGTCAAGTACGGAGGTGTCCCTGCTGTGGGAGGTGACCTCGCTGTCTGCAATTCTTCTGATTTGTCTGGCACCTTGCTGGAACCCGCCACTCTACTTTCTGCTATCTAAGCCAGCCCTGAAGCAACTGAGAGGGCTGCTATCCATCATGCACCAACACTGGAGAGCTGCTACCCTCGTACAGCACATACAGTAG